From Thamnophis elegans isolate rThaEle1 chromosome 12, rThaEle1.pri, whole genome shotgun sequence, one genomic window encodes:
- the RPL11 gene encoding 60S ribosomal protein L11, translating into MAQQDQGEKENPMRELRIRKLCLNICVGESGDRLTRAAKVLEQLTGQTPVFSKARYTVRSFGIRRNEKIAVHCTVRGAKAEEILEKGLKVREYELRKNNFSDTGNFGFGIQEHIDLGIKYDPSIGIYGLDFYVVLGRPGFSIADKKRRTGSIGAKHRISKEEAMRWFQQKYDGIILPGK; encoded by the exons ATGGCG CAGCAAGACCAAGGTGAGAAGGAAAACCCCATGCGGGAGCTGCGCATTCGCAAACTCTGCTTGAACATCTGTGTTGGGGAGAGTGGGGACAGGCTCACTCGAGCAGCCAAAGTGTTGGAGCAGCTCACAGGACAGACTCCTGTCTTCTCAAAAG CTCGATACACTGTCCGATCTTTTGGGATCAGGAGAAATGAAAAGATTGCTGTACATTGCACCGTACGTGGGGCAAAAGCTGAAGAGATCTTGGAGAAAGGGTTGAAG GTCCGAGAATATGAGTTGAGAAAGAATAACTTCTCCGACACTGGCAATTTTGGATTTGGGATCCAAGAACACATTGACTTGGGAATTAAATACGATCCCAGTATTGGCATCTATGGCTTGGACTTCTATGTG GTTCTGGGGAGGCCAGGGTTCAGCATTGCTGACAAGAAGCGCCGAACTGGCAGCATCGGGGCCAAGCATAGAATCAGCAAAGAGGAAGCCATGCGCTGGTTTCAGCAAAAG TATGATGGCATCATCCTTCCAGGCAAATAA